The following coding sequences lie in one Capsicum annuum cultivar UCD-10X-F1 chromosome 5, UCD10Xv1.1, whole genome shotgun sequence genomic window:
- the LOC107870298 gene encoding uncharacterized protein LOC107870298 isoform X1 translates to MVCICKRDDCPFRIYASKLSQDNSIVQIKSINLTHNGGMVFDNPHMTPKYIAKRYLEFFKADPDWSINGIIAMVKQDLSYTISYKKAWKARDQALKWIVGDESLQYGKLLSYRAELLNSNPRSTVVIWRDDEKFQGFYVCFGGLKVAFKSGCRPFVSLDGCWLKENFGGNLLSAVAIDPNDCIFPIAYAVIAQNESKETWSWFLEILGEDLEIRYNHHITFMSDRQKGLIDAVKDLFPFAEHRTCVRHMYQNFRGKHKSQSFERFGVECNNCQ, encoded by the exons ATGGTATGCATTTGTAAGCGAGATGACTGTCCATTTAGGATTTATGCTAGTAAATTGAGTCAAGATAATTCTATTGTGCAGATTAAGTCTATCAATTTGACTCATAATGGTGGCATGGTGTTTGATAATCCCCACATGACACCAAAATATATTGCTAAAAGGTATTTGGAATTTTTTAAAGCTGATCCAGATTGGAGTATAAATGGAATCATAGCTATGGTCAAACAAGACTTAAGTTATACGATATCATATAAAAAGGCATGGAAAGCCAGAGATCAAGCTCTAAAATGGATAGTTGGAGATGAGAGCCTCCAGTACGGTAAGCTTCTATCATATAGAGCAGAGTTGTTGAATTCTAATCCTAGATCAACTGTTGTAATTTGGAGAGATGATGAAAAATTTCAGGGTTTTTATGTGTGTTTTGGCGGGCTGAAAGTAGCATTTAAGTCAGGGTGCAGACCTTTTGTTAGTCTAGATGGATGCTGGTTAAAAGAAAACTTTGGAGGAAATTTATTGTCAGCAGTGGCTATAGACCCGAATGATTGTATTTTTCCTATTGCCTATGCTGTCATAGCTCAAAATGAAAGTAAAGAAACTTGGAGTTGGTTCTTGGAGATTCTTGGAGAGGATCTTGAAATAAGGTACAACCATCACATAACATTTATGTCAGACAGGCAAAAG GGCTTAATTGATGCAGTTAAGGACCTATTTCCTTTTGCTGAACACAGAACTTGTGTTCGACATATGTATCAAAACTTCAGAGGAAAACACAAAAGTCAAAGCTTTGAAAGATTTGGTGTGGAATGCAACAATTGCCAGTAA